The nucleotide sequence CATATCATAACATTAATGATATCCACACTATTATTGTTTATAATGAGAGGTGCTGTCTTAAACAAAATAAAATCTTTAGATGTCCGTATAGTCACTTCAAGCCATACTTAAGCCATACTTAAGCTTCACTTATCATAACATTAATGCTAAAATCCTTTCGAATCTTGATCATCCAATTGTGGTTGCATTTTATGGTGTTGTACCAGATGGAGCTGGTGGAACGTTAGCTACCGTTACAGAATTTATGACACATGGATCACTTAGAAATGTCCTCATAAAGAAGGATAAGTGAGTCTGTTTTTCTTCCCCCGTGCAAATCCTTTTTGGTTTGGATTTTAAATGTATCTGAAATTTAATGTTATTTTGTAGGTCACTTGATCGTCGTAGAAAGCTTATAATAGCCATGGATGCAGCCTTCGGCATGGAATACTTGCATATGAAAAATATCGTCCACTTTGATCTGAAATGTGATAACTTGCTTGTTAACATGCGGGATCCACAACGACCCATTTGCAAGGTAATTGGAAGTTCGCAAAATAAGACACTTTGACGCTATAATATACCACAATAGAGGTGGTAAATGGGTGGGTCGGACAGGTTGGGAAACTGGTTCAGGAGGTTTTGTGTATAAATTGTACATTCCCGCAGATGTTCAACTTCTGCAaaccattttcttattagttttttttttattatgccTGTTTAATACCTTGATCAAATAATCAAAACATAAACTGAAGTGAACCCAATTGTGTTTGTTGGGGATAATGATATGATCATAATGTATTTAAGTTTACACTTCTTGTCATTGTATTATTCAATGTTTCATAAGTTCTATTGTATATGTTAAACTTTCTAAAATATCAAATGTATGTATTTATGGTTGCCGATACATACGATTGAATGTTTTAAAAAGTTTGGTACAtacattatataaataaattataaactATAAAACATACACTAGACATGTCAAATTGGTTTATAATACCTATGATGCTTTGACTGTCTTGCAGGTTGGAGATTTCGGACTGTCGAGGATAAAAAGAAACACTCTAGTTTCCGGTGGCGTTAGAGGAACACTACCATGGATGGCCCCTGAATTGTTAAATGGCAGCACCACTAAAAGTTTCTGAAAAGGTAAGAATACCttatatcatcatcgtcatcatgatcatcatcatcatcatcatcatatgccatgcgaTTAGTTGAACTGTACCGAGTGATACGTCTATTCAAATAAATACACTTTTGATTATTTAGTATTGGCAGGTTGATGTGTTCTCCTTTGGCATTACAATGTGGGAGATCTTAACGGGAAGAACCATATGCAAACATGCATTGTGGGGCAATCATTGGTACGTTGTTTTACTTCATTTAATCAGGCAATTGGACTATAACTAATTATTGTTGAGGTGGCAAGATGGGCAGGTCGGGAAGCTTGGTTAGCTACTTAGCACAGATCAACATGGGTAATATTGGTACAAAGTGAAACGGGTTGGGTGGAGACACTTTCTTTAAAAAAAAGCTAAAATTACAAAAGAGGTAAAACCGTGAAACAGTCAAATATCATTAGAAATTTTGTGATTTTTATGTTATTTTGGAGGTTTTTTGCATTAAAAATGTGCTTTAAGTGGCtcgataaatatataatataacctGAATCAACCCATATTAAGTAATGGGTGCAGCTCTAAGGTATCTGAACTTATAGAAATGTCTCATATGAGTTCTTAGTACTAAAAGTTCTTATTTTGCTGCAGCTACTTATGAAAAGGTTTTCAAAATCTGATCATATATGCCTAAAAAAGTTCCAAAAAGTTCAATTTCATTTAGAATCAGAACGTGCCATTCTCTTGTCGATTTTTTTTCCAACTTATCGTAGACGTTGTGTCAAATGTTGATCACAGGAGGGATTGTAAAGGATACTCTTCGCCCTGCAATACCAGAAAAGTGTGATCCCGAATGGAGGAAGTTGATGGAGCAATGCTGGTCAGCGGACCCCATTATCCGACCTTCATTTACCGAGATCACAAATAGATTACGTACCATGTCCAAAGTACTTCAAGCAACCACAAATACTAAcaaaaaggttcaacacgtatagTATAATTCAGCAAGTTTTGTGATTATATTGTATTTATCTAGGTAGTGTCCAATTTGTTACTTCTAGTGTGTGTTTTACATGTATCTATTCAACTGTTCATTCTTTTGACTGAAACTGTTTCTTTTTAATAGGATCATAGCTTAATGGTTTGGTTAATATAACTTACACATACATATTGTGATGGATGTTGCATTTTTGTATTAGCAACTAGTTAGAATTCGGCAGCTTAATTATATTGATATTTTTGATAAAATAACAAATCGTTTATGTGGAGAATCTGGTACATTTTATGTTACTAGTTTATTTATTTGAAGAATATGATAAGCACAGGCTTGATCACTAATGATACAACTCAATGGGGGCTAAACACAGAGAGAGAGATCGTTTTAGAAGTTTATTGGGATGCAAGGTTTGTCGAGGTTGAAACAAGGTTAAAAACAGCGATTGATTAGCATAGGGTTTATTGTTGATCAATTCTTTGCATAAGGTTTCTTCGGTTTTGAGCTTCAAACGTGTCAAGGTTCACAAAGGTGTATGGCTTCAAAGTATTCGAATAGAAGAAGGGCGTGGGTGAGGGGTTTGCTACTTGATACACAAGGTGTTTGTGGAGCGCGTTGGTAACTTGCGAAAGGATTGTGTGAATCAATATAAGAATAAGAATAAACTTAACATCTAGCTTCATATGAACACCGTAGAGTCAATCAGTCAAATAGTTGAGGACGAACCGAACATGTAGTGTGAAGTTATTAACAAGTTTAATATGttattaacaagtttaattgtatttgatattaatattaatattggtatagTAACTGATAGTTATTATACATATTGTTGTCATTACTCCAACGGGTAGTTTAGTGGTTGAGACTTGAAATTTCTGCTACAACTTTGAGACGTTGCCTTTCAAAGAAAAATAAACATGTTCACATAATCAATAGATTCACACAATAAACATTTAAAAAGCGTGAAACTTGCATATACGAATAAAGGTTGTTATTCAATCGGATTAGTCCGGATTACTTTAGGTTAGACAGACTCAGTTACTCGATTCGCCCATGCCAATGATCTACATGTATAACTGAAAGCCTGGAACTAAGTAACAGATTTTAAAATTTGAAATATAAAGGTTGTGTATATCCTAATCAAGCGACGGCAGAACTTAAAAAGTATTAGTTGGAGGGCACGATTGTTTAATGTAAAAGATGTCTCCTAATATAGATTATGTCACACAAGTATAAAATAAAATTGAActtcataatataataatataatatgtatatcattatAACAATACTTTATAGGTATAACCTATACAAGCATTGTCTCACAGTATTAGCTTTTATAGTCAAccgaaaaataagaaaaaagatgAACAAAATCATGGACAAGCAAACAAGTACGAGTCAAAACTAAGATGGGAAGTTACTTGACACATTTAACTCCATGACAAGCTGAGAAAAATATGAGGAGAACCAGTGCGATGATAATTGCTAGAACTATCAGTTTGATCTTCATATTCTGCATCCACATTTTTCTTCTCAACTGCGTCCCCTGCGTCCTAAAACCTTGTGCCTGCAACATTACGATGCACACTCAGCACCTTACAGAATATGATAACGAAAAACGTACAATTTATGTATAAATTTTGTACTCCGTAATTGAATATATTTACCTGAGAGTGAAGGGTTTCAGTTTTATCAACCAGAAGCTCAATCTTCTCTCCACGGTCCAGAACCTACAGGGCACATTACACATGATCAATACTGatcaaatatattatttatatattctaatattataattataatcatgtcGATCcaggtatattattattattaaaagaaaaaaGATAAAAACTTTGGTAAAATGAAATGAGCCAAAGGTTAAAAGAGAGAGTAATTATAAAATGTGTTTTCAATGGATCCAACTTATTCTAACCCctaaatcattttatatcaaaatgtAGATTACTATGGTAGTAATATATTTTGATACTGTACTTTGTATTTACAATAACACATTACTTGTCTGATCCACCCATTTAGCCACCTTTATATAAAGCATGTAGAAAAAGTTGCACCATGGAAAACTCAAACATCTATCGTGCAAAAAACATATAAAAATGAGCAAGCTGCGAGACAGGGGGTAACAGGTCATAAAGGATAACTTTGTATGAAATGTCAAAACAGGTTGATAGCATCCAGATATTGTCCTCTCCTTTTCAAAGATAACTAAGAAGAATTAACCGTtaaacaaattattattaaaatccaAAAGAAATTCAGATTGAATGATTTAAGACGTTGCAAACACCAGACGACACTTACAAACCTATAAACTGTTCTATCCGTTTTTTATTTACCTACATTTGAACTATTCCCGTTGGACACGTTAATAAAAGATCGCCCAAACTAAACCTTTTGAAGATAAGTATGTGGAAAATGAAACTTCTAGTAACTCACTTTCTCAATGTTCTCCATCATCACACCTTTGACTTCTGAAACCTGGGCCTTGACTTTTGAAAGCTTACTGATCTCTTCCGGATGGTCCACACAATACTGCATCTGCTCCTTCAGCTTGGGACTGATGTAGAAAATATTTagcagttaattttttttttttttttttttaaggatgTAAAAAGTAAACTACAAGTGAGATTACCCGAATTCTTTGTTCAGACTATTAGCAACAGCTGTTGCAGCTTTCCCTCCAGCATATTTCTTCGTAAATTCATCTTTAATTTTCTCTAGATAAGCCATTGGAATCTGACGGCCAACGGCTTCCACAGCAACCACACAGTACGCTACATTTTTAATGAAACAGTTAAGGTTTAGTTGGTATTTGTTGAAGATAACAAGATTTTTGTACTTTTTTGTTAtgaattacggagtaatatattatCTTAATcttatatatgtgtgtatacaaACACTATCAAATGTCTTtaatatatgcgtatgtatatttgTATAATGTCAGACCTACAACCCACTCTGCATCACACCCAACTCTCATACCAATAACTCAAAGAGCAGCACAAAATAACTCAGTATAATCATTTGAAACTAGTGTCAGACGTGAGTGTAAAAGGGATTTATGATAATCAAagaaaaaaataacatacacatgcaATATGAAACTTTTTTACATAGTTATACACAGCATATTTTATGTGACTGATACTCGAGTGAAGATACACATGCAATATGTCTATGTTTAATTTATAAAACTTTTTTACATAATGAACTAAATCAACATCACAACTTTACTAAAGTGGTGGCGATAATGATTGAGTGGACTTACTTGAATGTGATTATGATGATGGCCAGACTTACCTTATGCCTAACTTTTTATTTAAAAACTGATAATGATTACATAATTAGTGATTAGTAGTCCTTTAACTTTAGTGTGTCTTTTGTTAGGCTAATTATTGGTACGAGTTTAAACATTTGAATGCTTTTCCTTTGTTACTTTATGTTTCAATTTATAAACCTAATAAACTTCACATAATATGAAGgacctagatttttaagcttttcaAAAATCGCACCCGATACGACGATACATGCATGTGTGCTCTTGACCTCTTGTAACACCTTGACCTTTTTGCTTAACACCTAATTAACTTCCATTAGTTAGGTCAATTAGTCAAGAACATCTGAAATGTAGCATTAAATCGAGACAATATTGACCGCTATTCAGTTCACAACTTTAATTATGATGTGGCGACGAACTCTAGCTGATTCAATCTTCAAACTATGACGAATCAATCAATGGCCCTAATAAGTTGCAAATTACTACAACGATTCCTTTCTACAACTAA is from Rutidosis leptorrhynchoides isolate AG116_Rl617_1_P2 chromosome 10, CSIRO_AGI_Rlap_v1, whole genome shotgun sequence and encodes:
- the LOC139870133 gene encoding LOW QUALITY PROTEIN: RAF-like serine/threonine-protein kinase PRAF (The sequence of the model RefSeq protein was modified relative to this genomic sequence to represent the inferred CDS: inserted 2 bases in 1 codon; deleted 1 base in 1 codon); the protein is MKTLITRNRKLLTWRLGVLNSEAHPSSAKEAEDPLSDTGIEFLDFLKKIVDLFAIQDTAIDSGSKDGPFSNALMLKWKPICMDSRYITIYTYNVSLQAILKPYLSFTYHNINAKILSNLDHPIVVAFYGVVPDGAGGTLATVTEFMTHGSLRNVLIKKDKSLDRRRKLIIAMDAAFGMEYLHMKNIVHFDLKCDNLLVNMRDPQRPICKVGDFGLSRIKRNTLVSGGVRGTLPWMAPELLNGSTTKVSEKVDVFSFGITMWEILTGXEPYANMHCGAIIGGIVKDTLRPAIPEKCDPEWRKLMEQCWSADPIIRPSFTEITNRLRTMSKVLQATTNTNKKVQHV
- the LOC139873281 gene encoding vesicle-associated membrane protein 721-like, with the protein product MGQQSLIYSFVARGTLILSEFTEFTGNFTNIASKCLQKLPATNNKFTYLCDGHTFNYLVEDGFTYCVVAVEAVGRQIPMAYLEKIKDEFTKKYAGGKAATAVANSLNKEFGPKLKEQMQYCVDHPEEISKLSKVKAQVSEVKGVMMENIEKVLDRGEKIELLVDKTETLHSQAQGFRTQGTQLRRKMWMQNMKIKLIVLAIIIALVLLIFFSACHGVKCVK